A region of Chitinophaga horti DNA encodes the following proteins:
- a CDS encoding acyltransferase family protein yields the protein MEQGAIRATNAPADLLKTKPHFEILDGLRGIAAIVVVIFHFMEVVYIPTENFTGHGFLAVDFFFCLSGFVIAYAYDGRMDKMGIGTFFRLRLIRLHPLVILGSVLGLLTFLFDPFGAIPDGYGFVKIGLLFITSLLLIPYPVMPERYFNLFSFNAPAWTLFWEYIANIAYGLFLWKASRRILAGLAIVAAIGLGYTAYIAGNVMGGWGKDTFWHALPRLAYSFTAGMLVFRYQWIIRNRLGFLGVTALLLVGLLMPYFQYNWLIELIVVLVYFPFLVALGAGARLHESVRSICVFSGKISYPLYMTHYAVIWSFANYYATYKPDAGQLAVIIAIAVPILLGVAWLAMILYDEPVRRWLRKKEQ from the coding sequence ATGGAACAGGGAGCGATTCGCGCCACTAACGCGCCGGCAGATTTATTAAAAACAAAACCGCATTTTGAGATATTGGACGGACTACGAGGCATTGCGGCCATTGTAGTGGTCATCTTTCACTTCATGGAGGTGGTTTATATTCCGACTGAAAACTTTACGGGACACGGCTTCCTCGCGGTGGACTTTTTCTTTTGCCTTTCCGGTTTCGTGATCGCCTACGCTTACGATGGCCGGATGGATAAAATGGGGATCGGCACTTTCTTTCGCTTGAGGTTGATACGCCTGCATCCTTTAGTAATACTTGGTTCTGTTTTGGGCTTACTCACTTTTCTTTTCGATCCGTTTGGCGCTATTCCGGACGGGTATGGATTTGTAAAGATAGGTTTACTGTTTATCACCTCGCTGCTGCTCATCCCTTACCCGGTGATGCCGGAGCGTTACTTCAATTTGTTCAGTTTTAATGCCCCGGCCTGGACGTTGTTCTGGGAATATATAGCCAACATTGCATACGGGCTTTTCCTCTGGAAGGCCAGCCGGCGCATACTTGCCGGGCTTGCGATCGTTGCGGCTATCGGTCTTGGCTATACCGCTTACATAGCAGGAAACGTAATGGGCGGCTGGGGTAAAGACACCTTCTGGCATGCATTGCCGCGCCTCGCCTACTCGTTTACGGCAGGCATGCTTGTGTTCCGTTACCAATGGATCATCCGTAACCGCCTGGGATTTTTGGGGGTAACAGCTTTGCTGCTGGTGGGGTTACTAATGCCGTATTTCCAATATAACTGGTTAATAGAATTAATCGTCGTACTAGTATACTTTCCCTTCCTGGTGGCGCTGGGAGCGGGTGCGCGCCTGCATGAAAGTGTGCGGAGTATTTGTGTCTTTTCCGGCAAAATCTCTTATCCGCTCTATATGACGCATTACGCGGTGATATGGTCGTTCGCTAATTATTACGCAACTTATAAACCGGACGCCGGGCAGCTGGCGGTTATCATTGCCATAGCCGTACCGATATTACTCGGAGTGGCCTGGCTCGCCATGATATTGTACGACGAGCCGGTGCGCAGATGGTTACGAAAAAAAGAACAATAA